One Rossellomorea aquimaris DNA window includes the following coding sequences:
- a CDS encoding endospore germination permease has protein sequence MENKKIDLPQFTILVTLITVGDSILVLPAIPAALAKQDAWLSAILGLLIGLFVVYLLGTVGKLYPHLTLVEYNEKILGKWPGIVVSILFIFYPLLSVAAHVREIGDFTTTHIMTNTPVLMVNLIFVVIIVMGARLGIEVIARSGEIFFFFFTILFVVFVIALVPLIDLENVKPILEGGIKPVINGAFTVVAFPFMELLVFLMVLPYVNHQKKIRKSFLIGSLCGGLVLVIIIAFTILILGYDLTQRSFYPTFALAKMIRIGDFLERIEVILAVMWILTTYYKITFYFYILNLAIAQIVRIKEYKVLLYPMGMIITVLSIVISPNAAYFNDTISKYWPFYDSTFGVFLPLLLLTVAFIRKKHEKIGYN, from the coding sequence TTGGAAAACAAAAAAATAGATCTTCCTCAGTTTACTATACTTGTAACACTCATTACGGTCGGAGATTCTATTCTGGTATTACCGGCAATACCAGCTGCTTTAGCCAAACAAGACGCCTGGTTATCAGCGATTCTCGGGTTATTAATTGGTTTATTTGTTGTCTATTTATTAGGAACGGTAGGGAAACTATATCCTCATTTAACTTTAGTCGAATATAACGAAAAGATCCTTGGAAAGTGGCCTGGAATTGTTGTTTCAATCCTATTTATTTTTTACCCGCTGCTATCTGTTGCAGCACATGTAAGAGAAATCGGGGATTTTACAACAACACATATCATGACGAATACACCTGTGTTAATGGTTAACCTGATATTTGTAGTCATTATCGTCATGGGGGCACGATTAGGTATCGAAGTGATTGCGAGATCCGGGGAAATCTTTTTCTTTTTCTTTACGATCTTATTTGTAGTATTTGTTATAGCGCTTGTTCCCTTAATTGATTTGGAGAATGTGAAGCCTATTCTTGAGGGTGGGATAAAACCTGTCATCAACGGTGCCTTTACAGTAGTGGCCTTTCCTTTTATGGAATTATTAGTGTTTTTAATGGTTTTACCCTATGTAAATCATCAAAAAAAAATCAGAAAAAGCTTTCTTATAGGTTCTTTATGTGGGGGGCTAGTACTGGTCATTATCATCGCTTTTACGATTCTAATACTGGGATACGATCTTACACAAAGGTCTTTTTATCCTACATTTGCTTTAGCCAAAATGATCAGGATTGGTGATTTTTTGGAGAGGATAGAAGTGATATTAGCCGTGATGTGGATTTTAACTACTTATTATAAGATTACATTTTATTTCTATATTTTGAACTTAGCAATAGCCCAAATTGTAAGAATAAAGGAATACAAGGTGCTCCTCTATCCTATGGGTATGATTATCACTGTACTTTCAATCGTCATTTCTCCAAATGCAGCCTATTTTAATGATACGATATCAAAATACTGGCCATTTTATGACAGTACATTTGGCGTGTTTTTACCTTTGCTTCTATTGACTGTAGCTTTCATAAGAAAAAAACATGAAAAGATTGGCTATAACTAA
- a CDS encoding TetR/AcrR family transcriptional regulator: protein MFKTLNIDPEKEERIINAATQVFAKNGYQNASTNAIVKEAKISKGILFHYFNSKKDLYVSLYEHLSDLFTEKIYERIDWKERDIFVTIRAVTLIKFDLFAIYPYLINFLTSAFLEEAPEVKDDIEQIKAKMVENSFAKLFSNMDTSKFKEGVDVKKSIQIIYWTFEGIANQQQQKAKTLSVEEINQEEVLAEIDSYIQLLKASFYK, encoded by the coding sequence TTGTTTAAAACATTGAACATAGATCCTGAGAAAGAAGAAAGGATCATTAATGCAGCTACTCAAGTTTTTGCGAAGAATGGTTACCAAAATGCCTCAACAAACGCGATTGTAAAGGAAGCAAAGATTTCAAAGGGAATTTTATTTCATTATTTTAATAGCAAAAAGGATTTGTATGTTTCACTGTATGAACATCTATCCGACTTATTCACTGAGAAGATTTATGAGCGTATAGACTGGAAAGAGCGCGATATTTTCGTTACGATTCGTGCAGTAACGTTGATAAAATTTGATCTTTTTGCCATTTATCCTTATCTCATAAATTTTCTTACTAGTGCATTTCTCGAAGAAGCACCGGAAGTGAAAGATGATATTGAGCAGATTAAAGCCAAAATGGTGGAGAACAGCTTTGCAAAATTATTCTCCAATATGGATACATCGAAATTCAAAGAAGGAGTAGATGTGAAAAAGTCGATTCAAATTATTTATTGGACCTTTGAAGGAATAGCCAATCAACAACAACAAAAAGCTAAGACACTTTCCGTAGAAGAAATCAATCAAGAAGAAGTACTGGCTGAAATTGATTCCTACATCCAGTTATTGAAGGCATCATTCTATAAATAA
- a CDS encoding endospore germination permease — MGVREGYLITTYKINSTQLFVLIFLFELGSSIIVGLGFEANQDAWLVILLAMIGGIILFLLYESLFKQYPNLLLTEYVEKIVGKYPGKIIALMYIIYFFYIAGRVLRDFGDLLITTTLSQTPLVVINSLMVLLVVYAYYLGIEVIARTGNIFFIILTVLSSLFFIFVFIDRLPQMEHLQPVLEKGWIPVLKTAFPLTFTFPFGELIVFTMIFPFLNKKEKVLKTGLLAVIFSGAVLMVTMSVILSILGPTIGKNTEFPLMEAIEKVNIAEIIQRLDPIALGIFIIGVYFKITLFFFAGMYGFERLFRIKKQKSFILVMGTALLSSSVFMAEGFTQHLQIGLKVVPLYVHMPFQVYIPLLLFLIMVVKRLFKQRSRSL, encoded by the coding sequence GTGGGTGTAAGGGAGGGCTACCTCATAACAACATACAAAATAAATTCAACCCAGTTGTTTGTATTGATTTTCTTGTTTGAATTAGGCAGTTCAATTATCGTTGGATTAGGATTTGAAGCAAACCAGGATGCATGGTTAGTGATTCTATTAGCGATGATAGGTGGAATCATTCTTTTTCTTTTGTATGAATCACTTTTTAAACAATATCCCAACCTTCTTTTAACTGAATATGTGGAAAAGATAGTAGGCAAATACCCTGGAAAAATCATTGCTCTTATGTATATTATTTATTTTTTCTATATTGCAGGAAGAGTATTGCGGGATTTCGGCGACCTCCTCATTACAACCACACTTAGTCAAACACCATTAGTGGTCATAAATTCACTCATGGTATTATTGGTGGTTTACGCATATTACTTAGGGATTGAAGTCATTGCGAGAACTGGCAATATATTTTTCATTATCTTAACGGTCCTCTCTTCATTGTTTTTTATATTCGTATTTATCGATCGCCTCCCGCAAATGGAGCATCTTCAGCCTGTCCTTGAAAAAGGTTGGATTCCCGTTTTAAAAACAGCATTTCCCTTAACCTTTACATTCCCTTTCGGTGAACTTATCGTGTTTACGATGATCTTCCCATTCTTGAATAAAAAGGAAAAGGTATTGAAGACAGGCCTTCTTGCAGTAATATTTAGTGGTGCCGTACTCATGGTAACCATGAGTGTCATCTTAAGTATACTCGGGCCCACTATAGGAAAAAACACAGAATTCCCCCTTATGGAAGCAATAGAAAAAGTAAATATTGCGGAAATAATTCAACGTTTAGATCCCATCGCATTGGGGATTTTCATTATAGGTGTTTATTTTAAAATCACCCTTTTCTTTTTTGCAGGAATGTACGGGTTTGAGAGGTTGTTCCGTATCAAGAAGCAAAAATCCTTTATATTAGTAATGGGTACAGCTCTTCTTTCAAGCTCGGTTTTTATGGCTGAAGGGTTTACACAGCATTTACAAATAGGTCTGAAAGTTGTTCCGTTATATGTACATATGCCATTTCAGGTGTACATACCATTATTATTATTTCTAATTATGGTAGTGAAAAGATTATTCAAACAAAGGAGTCGTTCACTGTAA
- a CDS encoding Ger(x)C family spore germination protein has protein sequence MLRKTITLLYIFLLILCTTGCWNRVELNELAISVGQGIDKKDGKYKVSTQIVIPSEVALKADTSSGIPVTLFTGTEETVFEAMREITTVSPRKIYHSHLRILVIGEELAKEGIGKVLDFYARDHEYRTDFFIVIAKETTAENILSMLTTIEKIPANNMLSSLETSEKTWAPTTSVTLHELIRSLVTEGKSPVLTGIEIKGDPSIGDNVQNIEQINPVAYLKYSGIAVFKRDRMLGWLNKEQSRGYNVIMDNVKNTVANVQCPSEGEMNFEVIQSKTKVKGKVENGTPKIEVSIEAEGNVGEVKCAIDLTKPKTIYELEKQTEDSFVKLTQETIKTVQEDFGVDIFGFGDVIHRSDPGLWKKLKKDWNEKHFTDLEVNVKADIKIRRLGKIGNSFLPEMKE, from the coding sequence ATGCTTAGAAAAACAATAACTCTCCTTTATATTTTTCTTTTGATTCTTTGTACTACAGGTTGTTGGAACCGGGTTGAGTTAAATGAGCTGGCCATTAGTGTAGGTCAAGGAATCGATAAAAAGGATGGTAAATACAAGGTTTCTACACAAATTGTTATTCCGAGTGAAGTTGCTTTAAAAGCAGATACGAGTTCTGGAATACCCGTAACCCTTTTTACAGGGACTGAAGAAACCGTATTTGAAGCAATGCGGGAAATAACGACCGTCAGTCCTAGGAAGATTTATCATTCTCATCTCAGGATTCTTGTCATTGGGGAAGAGTTGGCCAAAGAAGGAATAGGAAAAGTATTGGATTTTTATGCAAGGGATCATGAATATAGGACGGATTTCTTTATTGTAATTGCCAAGGAAACGACTGCTGAGAATATATTATCTATGTTAACTACAATAGAGAAAATACCCGCAAACAATATGCTTTCCTCTCTGGAAACCTCAGAAAAGACATGGGCCCCGACAACCTCCGTAACCTTACATGAACTTATCCGGAGCTTGGTGACTGAAGGAAAAAGTCCTGTACTAACTGGTATTGAAATTAAAGGTGATCCTTCAATTGGAGATAACGTTCAGAACATTGAACAGATTAACCCTGTAGCCTATTTAAAATATTCCGGCATAGCGGTATTCAAGAGAGACAGAATGTTGGGATGGTTAAACAAGGAACAGAGCAGAGGGTACAACGTCATCATGGATAATGTGAAAAACACGGTGGCTAATGTTCAGTGTCCAAGCGAAGGGGAAATGAATTTTGAGGTTATACAGTCAAAAACGAAAGTAAAAGGAAAAGTGGAAAATGGAACTCCAAAAATTGAAGTTTCTATCGAGGCAGAAGGAAATGTAGGAGAAGTGAAATGCGCCATTGATTTAACAAAACCAAAAACCATTTATGAATTAGAGAAGCAAACTGAGGATAGTTTTGTGAAGCTCACTCAAGAAACAATAAAAACAGTCCAGGAAGATTTCGGTGTCGATATTTTCGGATTTGGAGATGTCATTCATCGTTCAGACCCTGGGTTATGGAAGAAGCTAAAAAAGGATTGGAATGAAAAACACTTCACTGATCTTGAAGTGAATGTGAAAGCTGATATTAAAATTCGACGTTTAGGTAAGATAGGAAACTCGTTTTTACCTGAAATGAAGGAGTGA